The Fodinibius salicampi DNA segment AAAGCAACAAATTTTTGAGCGGATAATCGTTTTCCTTCTGGGCAAGAGTATACATCTTGTTAATACGTTTCGTGATATGCTGCTCCTGGGCAAGAGCAAATTCAAACGCTTTCCGCGGAGAATCAAATTGCACTTTTGGTTTTTCAATATCTTGCAATATTGGTCGGCCGTCTCTTTGAATCAGGTGATTGTAGAACTTCATACCATGTTCTATTTCCTCTTGCCACTGGGCTTTCAGCCAGCTTGCAAAGCCACCAAGGTTTTTCTCTTCAAACCACGCCGACATCGCCAAATAAGCATATGCCGACTGAAATTCTTCTTGAATCTGATTGTTTATTTCTTCTTCTATATTTTGCTTAATCATAGTATCAAATATTCAATTAAAAATATTGGTTGATATCTTTTCTATCTCCAAAATACTAACTTGCTACTATATTATCCTATATATACTTATTATTAAATATATAAGGGGAATTAATGAACGGCCGCGTATAATTTCAGGCATTAAATATTTCTACTTCCAAAAGTCCAACAACCTAACCCCTTCAAAAAGGAAAGTATCAATCCGCCGGCTGGTGGACTCACCCAGATGTTCGTTTAAGTCCTTTCAATAAATCCTTGGTTCAAACCTTTAGCTGGCAACCGATGTTCTAATCCTGCGCATTGACTCGGAGGGCATGGCGCCTATTCTAGCTTTTTAGCTTTTCGTTCATTATTTATCAACTCAACATTCATTCGCGCGCAGCTTATGTGCAATGTCGTTATACTGCCATCTCAAATAGCGAAAACCCGTAACTATTTTCTCTAAAAGGAGTATATCATTATGATGATCTTTTAACTTTCTAAACCAATATCATAAGTCTTATAATTTCTCCTCCATGAGAAAAGTAATTTTTATTCCACTATTATTTCTTTCCATTCATTTTTCAGTATCAGGTCAAGAGACGTCAACATTTTATTGTCCGCCATGTGATTGCCAAGCTCATGAAACGAACCAAGAGTTCGATGAAAGCGGTACGTGCCCCTATTGTGGGATGAGGTTAATACAGGCTCAAAATATAGTTACCCCATCTATATCCTATCAACAGCTACTGGAATACGAAGGCAAATATGAATACGTCTCGGGCTCAACATTAAAAATTATGGCTTCATCAATGGATACCACGCTTTATGCAGTTATTAACAAGGCTAAATATCCGCTATCCCATGTTGAAGAAGATACCTTTTCCAATGTTGAAGATATTCCTGTGGTCTTTCAGAGAGATGATCAGGGTAATGTTAACGGCTATATAGTTAATGAACAATCTTTTGAATTGATTACAACTGATATTGAAAAATTGGTGATGTATCCTCGCAAAAAAATGTTTGATCATCCTGAGGATTATACCTATCAAACTCCCGAAAAAACAAATGATATCCTTGAACCCGGGAATATTAACGATGCCTTTGAACAGACAGAACTTATTAATAAAATGGTTAAAGAAACCATTAAAGGCGAATATCCCGATGTTCATAGTATTTTAATTTTCAAAGACAACAAGCTGGTGTTTGAAGAATATTTTTATGGATATGATAGAAATACGAGACATCAACTTCGGTCAGCAACAAAAGCGTTCATCGGTTCACTTGTAGGACTAGCAATAGAAACAGGCGCAATCGGTAGCGAGCACGATCCACTCTTGCCTTATTTTAAGGATGAATACAAGAGCTTTGAGCATATGAGCAAGCAAAAAAGAAGTATCACCATTCAAGACTTTTTAACCTATCGTCATGGCCTGGATTGTGAAAACAACAATCCGGAAAGTGCGGGGAATGAACAGCAAATGATGGAAAGTGCCGACTGGGTAAAATACACGCTCGATCTTCCAGTAGTTCATCAGCCTGGAGAATTATCATCTTATTGCACGGGAGCAGCAATAACCCTAGGACGACTTGTTGAGCTTGCAACTAACAAACCCGTGGAAGAGTTTGCTGAAGAACATCTTTTTAAGCCTATGGGTATCACCAATTACCATTGGCGGTTTGCCCCTGATTCCACAAGCCGACAAACGTTTAGCCAAATGTACCTTCAACCCCGAGATCTTGTTAAACTAGCAACAATGTATATGAATGGGGGTAAATGGCAGGGGAAACAAATTCTCCCTGAAAACTGGGTACGGAAAACATTTAAAGAATATACTTCCGAATTTGGCTACTTTTGGGAACACAAGTATTTTGTCATAGATGGTAAAAAATATAACTCCTACATGGCATCGGGTAATGGAGGTCAAAAAATAAATATTTGGCCCGATTACAATATGATCACCGTTTTTACTGGTGGAAGTTATAATTCCTATGAACTGTATGGAAAAAGCACTCCTCCAAATCAAATGATTCCGAAATATATATTACCCTCACTCGATTAAACTGGCAGTATATCCAAAAAGGAAAATATCAAGCAGATAATCCTCACCCAGCTATTCGTTTATTTATTTTTATAAATCCACGTTTCACACCTTTAGCTGGCAACCGGTTTTGGTGATCACGGGTCAGATTACCATACTTGCGTTAAAGGCCTACTACGCCAAAGTAGCAAAGCTACGTAGGCTGTAATGCTTTTCCGGACTTTTCTGAATCCTTCAGTCCATCTAATCGCTCGTTAACACGGTCCACAGCTCTTTCAACGGTATCCAGAAGTGCCGCTAGGTTAGATATCCTCCTAAAGATGCTTTTTTGCCATTATGGAACATAAAAGAGTCAAATACCTCTAAGTACATGAATTCGAATTAAATATCGGCAGTTATGAAGAAACAGTTACTAATTATTCCTTTTTTACTAATCATTTTTTCTAGCGTTAATATTAATAATGCAGAAGCTCAGGACGGCTTTTTCTCAAATGCCCAAACATTGCAAAAGGGAACATTTGCTATAGGCTTACAGCCGGTTATGCTAACGGCGCAGGACGATTTCATGTTTATCGGCCGAGCGTCATATGGAATTGCTCACGGTCTCACTGGCCACATAATGGCAGGTATTCAGGATGAAGAAACCTACGTAGATGCTCACTTTGAGAAAAATATAGCCTCTGAACCTGAAAGTAATTTATCAGTTGCACTGCTCGGCGGTGTATATTCTTATGGTGATGTAGGGCTGAAAACCGGTTTGAACATCAGTAAAAATTTTCACCCGGTCAGTATCTATACAGGGCTCAACTATCAACCGCTGTTCGCTTCCAGCCGAACAATCAACGCCTTACTTGTCCCCGTTGGTCTCGACTTTCACGTCAAAGAGGGAACGCTGGATTTAATGGTTGAAGGCGATATTCCTGTTAATGATGATGCCGAGTATCTTGAAGCAGTAACCTTTGGAGCTCGCATTTACCTGAACTAATTAACTAATACAGAAATCATATCGGCTTTATCCTGATATCTTCGGGAAAGGGATCTGTAGCCTTGATGGTATTGCGAGATACCCATCAAGGCTTACCCCTGTCCCGATACTCAGGATTTTTAAGCGGGGGCAATAAATACGATCTAGTTAAAGAGTTAAAAGCTCGTGGATACGTTGAATATCATATTGACGCCAACTCGTTGATGGAATAATTGTACCGCTAACCTCTTCAAAAATGAAAATATTAAGCAGGTAGTACTCACCACTTTCCAATTTAACCCATTTCCTTAAATTCTCGTTTCAAGCTTAAAGCCCCACTTTACGAAACTTGATGGCCACTGCCATCAAGATATCACCCTTAGATTACCTTCCCGTCCTTTTCTTTCTCCGAGATAGATAAATCTTCTTATGCTAACATACTCTCGTATCATAGAGAGTATACTCTCATTAGAATACTTGCCCACTCATTTACTCATTTCATCCAAAAACAAAAAAGCCCTGCAACTCAGGGAGTTGCAGGGCTTTGCGTGGGACCGGGCGGAATCGAACCGCCGACACCGCGATTTTCAGTCGCGTGCTCTACCGACTGAGCTACAGTCCCATCTAAGTCTCAATAAGAGTTGCCAAATATAAAATCTTTTCGGCTTTAAACAAAGAATTCAGGCGGATTTTCTAGGGATTTCCTTCTTCCGATTTCAAATCCCGAAGCCTGACTTGGAGGCTCCGCCGGCCGTTCCAGTAGTTCTCCTCCAGCGAGTAGGCAATATTCAGTTTTTGATCCTGCCCGTTTCGCACCACGGGCAGGTACTCATGCATGTTAAAGCCGATCACATCAAATACGCCCGAGCCGTTCTGTTTTACTTTCATCTTCAGGTGCCCCTTTCCTACGATGGTCGGCACGCCCACTACCTCCACGTCGCGGCTGACAAATATCGGCCTCAGGTTTTCCGGGCCGAAAGGCTCGAACTGGCTGAGTAGTTTCCAGAACCGCATATCGACCTTACTCAAGTCTAGTTCACAGTCTATTTTCAGTTCCGGTTTAAAATCCTCATCCGTGAGATTTTCTGAGGCGATTTTATTAATACGCTGCCGAAATTCCTCCAGGTTCTTTTCATCGATCGTCAGGCCAGCCGCGTATTTGTGTCCCCCAAACTGCTCGAGCAGATCTTCGCATTCCTTAAACGCGTCGTAGATATTAAATCCCTCGATGCTTCGGGCCGAACCTTTTATTTTACCGTCGACAGTGCTAAGCATTATGGCAGGTCGCCCGTATGTATCCACCAGCCGAGAGGCCACAATACCGATCACGCCCAGGTGCCAGTCGGGCTGATGCAGTACCATCGACGATATTTTGTCGAGATTATAATACTCGTCCACCATCGCCTTGGCTTCTTCCATCGTTTCACCGTCCTTCTCGCGCCGGGCAATATTGATGCTTTCCAACTCATGTGCCCGGGCCTTTGCCTCTTCTTTCGTGTCGGCTACCAGCAGCCGTACCGCCTTGCTGGCATCCCCCATCCGACCCGCCGCATTAATGCGGGGACCTACGGAAAAGACGATATTAGAAGTGGAGATCGATCCGATATCCAAATTAATAAGATCAAAAAGTGCTTTTAATCCTATCCGGGGATTATGGTTGATTTTTTTGAGTCCCTCGCGCATGAGGATGCGATTTTCGTCAATCATGGGGACGATATCAGAAGCAATGGAAATAGCTACCAGATCCAGAAACTTAAAGGGATGATCTTTAGCCAATCCCAGCCGGTCTACGGTTCCCTGCACCAGCTTGAATCCCACACCGGCCCCTGAAAGGCCGTCAAAGGGATAGGAACAATCTTCCCGCTTCGGATCAAGAACGGCAAGGGCCTCGGGAATACGGCTGTCAGAAACATTATGATGATCACAGATGATCAGGTCAATACCTTCCCGGCGTGCTTTTTTAGCTTCCTCAAAGGCCGTGATGCCGCAATCTACAGATACAATCAGGTCGGCATCGATATCCATGGCATACTGAATCCCCTCCGGGTTGATGCCGTAGCCTTCCTTAAAGCGATGCGGAATGTAAAAGTCCACATTTACTCCGAATTCTTCTAGAAAAAGGTATAAAATGGAAGAGGCAGTGGTACCATCCACATCATAGTCTCCATAGACCAGTACCCGCTGGCGTTTCCGGATAGCGGTTGCCAGACGTTCGGTGGCCGGCTCCATATCCTTCATCAAGAAAGGATCGTGAAGAGCATCTAAATCTGCGCGAAAATATGTTTTAGCTTCTTCGTAAGAGTCGATCCCCCGCAATGCAAGCAAATGAGCTACCTTTTCGGGTATCTTCAATTGCTCCTGAAGTGCAGGCACGATCTCCTCTTCGTCGGTTTTGGCGTAAACCCATCGAAAGGACATAGTTTTTGTTATTTGTTTTTTTCTTTTTTTGCATAAATAGCCAGTCGGCGATCAAACCGTAATGCTATGCTGCCTGCATGCTTTTATTTTGGCGCAGGCGTTTCCAATTACCTTTACTTAAAATACAATTTCACAGGTAAAATTCATCATCCAAAGTCGTTTCTCTTTTACTATTATTTTAAGGGGTCTGTTTCCACTTACCGGTGCAGTACTACTAAAATTGTGCGTTTTTTTGTATTTTACCTCACTTGCATTTTTAAGCGTTGAAGCCGCTGCTAATGCATAAAATTTATCGAATATCAGCCAATAAAAAATAAGAGTTGTTTTAGCGCCCTTCCTTTAGAGCTAGGCAGCTCTTTCCCAACTTTTTTGAATTAAAATTATATTGTCATGCAATCTACCACTATTGATAGAAAGAAAGACGCCGGAATTGATAAAGCCTTTCCGCTATTTGACAA contains these protein-coding regions:
- the recJ gene encoding single-stranded-DNA-specific exonuclease RecJ; this translates as MSFRWVYAKTDEEEIVPALQEQLKIPEKVAHLLALRGIDSYEEAKTYFRADLDALHDPFLMKDMEPATERLATAIRKRQRVLVYGDYDVDGTTASSILYLFLEEFGVNVDFYIPHRFKEGYGINPEGIQYAMDIDADLIVSVDCGITAFEEAKKARREGIDLIICDHHNVSDSRIPEALAVLDPKREDCSYPFDGLSGAGVGFKLVQGTVDRLGLAKDHPFKFLDLVAISIASDIVPMIDENRILMREGLKKINHNPRIGLKALFDLINLDIGSISTSNIVFSVGPRINAAGRMGDASKAVRLLVADTKEEAKARAHELESINIARREKDGETMEEAKAMVDEYYNLDKISSMVLHQPDWHLGVIGIVASRLVDTYGRPAIMLSTVDGKIKGSARSIEGFNIYDAFKECEDLLEQFGGHKYAAGLTIDEKNLEEFRQRINKIASENLTDEDFKPELKIDCELDLSKVDMRFWKLLSQFEPFGPENLRPIFVSRDVEVVGVPTIVGKGHLKMKVKQNGSGVFDVIGFNMHEYLPVVRNGQDQKLNIAYSLEENYWNGRRSLQVRLRDLKSEEGNP
- a CDS encoding serine hydrolase domain-containing protein, encoding MRKVIFIPLLFLSIHFSVSGQETSTFYCPPCDCQAHETNQEFDESGTCPYCGMRLIQAQNIVTPSISYQQLLEYEGKYEYVSGSTLKIMASSMDTTLYAVINKAKYPLSHVEEDTFSNVEDIPVVFQRDDQGNVNGYIVNEQSFELITTDIEKLVMYPRKKMFDHPEDYTYQTPEKTNDILEPGNINDAFEQTELINKMVKETIKGEYPDVHSILIFKDNKLVFEEYFYGYDRNTRHQLRSATKAFIGSLVGLAIETGAIGSEHDPLLPYFKDEYKSFEHMSKQKRSITIQDFLTYRHGLDCENNNPESAGNEQQMMESADWVKYTLDLPVVHQPGELSSYCTGAAITLGRLVELATNKPVEEFAEEHLFKPMGITNYHWRFAPDSTSRQTFSQMYLQPRDLVKLATMYMNGGKWQGKQILPENWVRKTFKEYTSEFGYFWEHKYFVIDGKKYNSYMASGNGGQKINIWPDYNMITVFTGGSYNSYELYGKSTPPNQMIPKYILPSLD
- a CDS encoding ferritin is translated as MIKQNIEEEINNQIQEEFQSAYAYLAMSAWFEEKNLGGFASWLKAQWQEEIEHGMKFYNHLIQRDGRPILQDIEKPKVQFDSPRKAFEFALAQEQHITKRINKMYTLAQKENDYPLKNLLLWFIDEQVEEEEMVQDVIDKLQLVGEDGSGLYLLDREMGERQGQNGKEAEQSED